A single window of Plasmodium reichenowi strain SY57 chromosome 14, whole genome shotgun sequence DNA harbors:
- a CDS encoding hypothetical protein (conserved Plasmodium protein, unknown function): MMDKNYGVEGETFQNAYQKIVLKDRVLNEKEKEISKDHLFEISKIKDYNLITHYEYILKLHYFNSNINVLNIYRLVTHDYEKKFEEIAYSLKSNILLSLLDINEIKQTDNSMINYFINNYNDMKNFTYVIGNQKYPMGFQKNCNETFQIYVFKIIPNKTLLLNKKNVHDVLSSGEIPNGYDSIAIEEKLYYEKVEIKGNEQEKVCYKENKNDVDKSGCNKTEGDNNNNNNNNNNNNIYNNNYYYYNNNGLKNNYSYIYKVRNSEQILPLYLIEFEFKCLRVDISIPVCEYCYSTKAITYCYNDKVHLCDICDIKHHEKNKILKNHKRIHISESPYQFGKCPYHINELIESVCMKCFCTLCPSCILIGTHSKCFDQDDDNNNHPIMNIKDAFILSNQRKSLSDISLQNRKTRILELLKKKHKVLSEIYSNYSSLQKRIDMLYQYIINEIKFLKKKKINFLMSLKRAVLSELLIIEWMEAFFFHTKLSLNISNFIIYQKKHQLLMNYLINNKNNKHHHHLLKYIPQWLMDNISVHSDLYIFQDHFNNILNINNSDKDQNDKKYRSLNNITKNKINGSHLIHQNNYTHTKKLDSIYNINNMFDNSNRNAFSLYDQTNVNDNQVLNKICKMKTNRILFDNNNHDENIVYSKLVDKTKLLQNDNLQDNKNNYHIEANMNYNKNNTTHFMNNTFYEDNYFIGELNKDNNNIISEEQRMTNDYTSIINISQDYNNSTANILYNIFNNNNNNNNNNNNNNSCNSFDYSMYWTQQDTNMKTLKNTYIYKELWKNLMNYKYINVIHILKAQNKKYSFQIISSFLNISNYYKSLEDFVKHIIKHEVYTLLNKNIECHTKMKITYLLDNITTLLCIHNLKLAFIIDTHITACYSEIQQNEKQFLINVENIKQNDLVLYKTYLHQKNNYNQRFIDKDVRNEEHVMDARNEETIHDDQKMEINIEEKINQNELIMQQTLNSKKVSFTESENKEKKSVIEDTKYNVHYDNTIMDEEQVKDINAVKKYDIYKSIDYNNIFNNDNDICIDKLISDKEKNELATLKIIKDYVYIYLEKVINDIINISHKDLNDSIRFLFYTIHDEIDGINKQIIYEKKFSIHTLTLCLDLFINSILYPYIFYIHELNVQNKNMTENNIYQKVLIIFGQTLREISIYIFQIYNLGMYDNNLKVFVNNIKNNNMLKKRITNENMFFLDVAQKLFNWIIKNLESPRYYSPLKWYYGESIEKSYKNVVEEIINIDKSSSIKCVNENVDYNILFSTTNFKDILTLCYSINKE, encoded by the exons ATGATGGATAAAAATTATGGGGTGGAGGGAGAGACATTCCAAAATGCATACCAAAAGATTGTATTAAAAGATCGTGTATTAAATGAGaaggaaaaagaaataagCAAAGATCACTTATTTGAAATAAGCAAAATAAAAGATTACAATTTGATAACAcattatgaatatatattaaaattacattattttaacagtaatataaatgtattaaatatatatagattgGTAACACATGACTATGAAAAAAAGTTTGAAGAAATAGCATATAGCttaaaaagtaatatattattaagtTTATTAGATATAAATGAGATAAAGCAAACTGATAATAGtatgataaattattttataaataattataatgatatgaaaaattttaCATATGTAATAGGAAATCAAAAGTATCCAATGGGGtttcaaaaaaattgtaaCGAAACAtttcaaatatatgtattcaAAATCATACCTAACaaaacattattattaaataaaaaaaatgtacatGATGTTTTATCAAGTGGAGAAATACCTAATGGATATGATTCTATAGCAAttgaagaaaaattatattatgaaaaagTTGAAATCAAAGGGAATGAACAAGAAAAGGTATGTTataaggaaaataaaaatgatgtaGATAAAAGTGGTTGTAACAAAACGGAAGgagataataataataataataataataataataataataatatttataataataattattattattataataataatgggttaaaaaataattatagcTATATTTATAAAGTTCGAAATTCTGAACAAATATTACCCTTATATTTAATTGAATTTGAATTTAAATGCTTAAGAGTTGATATAAGCATTCCTGTATGTGAATATTGTTATAGTACCAAAGCAATTACCTATTGTTATAATGATAAAGTTCATTTATGTGATATATGTGATATAAAACATCatgagaaaaataaaattttaaaaaaccATAAACGAATACATATATCCGAATCACCTTATCAATTTGGTAAATGTCcttatcatataaatgaattaatAGAAAGTGTATGTATGAAATGTTTTTGTACTTTATGTCCTAGTTGTATTTTGATAGGTACACATTCAAAATGTTTTGATCAAGATGacgataataataatcatccaattatgaatattaaaGATGCCTTTATATTATCGAATCAAAGAAAATCATTAAGTGATATATCTTTACAAAATAGAAAAACACGTATTTtagaattattaaaaaaaaaacataaagTCTTATCAGAAATTTATTCAAATTATTCTTCTTTACAAAAAAGAATAGATATGttatatcaatatattatcaatgaaatcaaatttttaaaaaaaaaaaaaatcaattttttaatgtCATTAAAAAGAGCAGTATTATCAGAATTATTGATTATAGAATGGATGGAagcttttttttttcatacaaaattatcattaaatataagtaattttattatatatcaaaaaaaacatCAACTACTTATGAATTacttaataaataataaaaataataaacacCATCATCATCTACTCAAATATATACCACAATGGTTAATGGATAATATTTCGGTTCATTCAgatttgtatatttttcaagatcattttaataatatattaaatattaataattcaGATAAAGACCAAAACGATAAAAAATACAGATCTCTGAATAAcataacaaaaaataaaataaatggTTCCCATTTAATACATCAAAATAATTACACACACACCAAAAAATTAGACAGtatttataacataaaCAACATGTTCGATAATAGTAATAGAAATgcattttcattatatgaTCAAACAAATGTAAATGATAATCAGGtgttaaataaaatatgcAAAATGAAAACTAATCGTATTCTTTTCGATAATAATAACcatgatgaaaatatagTATACTCAAAATTGGTCGATAAAACAAAACTTCTTCAAAATGATAACTTAcaagataataaaaataattatcacATTGAAGCAAATATGAactataataaaaacaatacAACTCATTTTATGAACAATACATTTTATGAAGATAATTATTTCATTGGAGAATTAAATaaggataataataacataatatCCGAGGAACAAAGAATGACAAATGATTATACAtctataataaatatatcacaggattataataatagtactgcaaatatattatacaacatatttaataataataataataataataataataataataataataatagttgTAATAGTTTTGATTATTCAATGTACTGGACACAACAAGATACAAATATGAAAACACTAAaaaacacatatatatacaaagAATTATGGAAAAACCTAATGaactataaatatatcaacGTTATTCATATCCTGAAAgcacaaaataaaaaatattcgTTCCAGATAATTTCATCCTTTCtaaatatatctaattATTATAAGAGTTTAGAAGATTTCgtaaaacatataattaaacATGAGGTATATACTTtgttaaataaaaatattgaatGTCATACTAAGATGAaaattacatatttattagaTAATATTACCACATTGTtatgtatacataatttaaaattagCCTTCATTATAGATACACATATAACAGCGTGTTATTCAGAAATTCAACAAAACGAAAAACAGTTTCTTATAAATGTCGAAAATATTAAGCAAAATGATCTCGTTTTATACAAGACGTATTTACaccaaaaaaataattataatcaaAGATTTATAGACAAGGATGTAAGGAATGAAGAACATGTTATGGATGCTCGAAATGAAGAAACTATACATGACGACCAAAAAATGGAAATTAatatagaagaaaaaataaatcaaaatgaattaataaTGCAACAAACTCTTAATTCTAAAAAAGTTAGTTTTACAGAATCAGAAAAtaaggaaaagaaaagtGTAATAGAGgatacaaaatataatgtacATTATGACAACACAATAATGGATGAAGAACAAgttaaagatataaatgCTGTTAAAAAgtatgatatatataaatctattgattacaataatatatttaataatgataatgatatttGTATTGATAAATTGATAAgtgataaagaaaaaaatgaattggctacattaaaaataataaaagattatgtttatatttatttagaaaaggttataaatgatataataaatatatcacaTAAAGATTTAAATGATAGTATACGTTTTCTATTTTATACAATACATGATGAAATTGATGGTAttaataaacaaattatttatGAGAAAAAATTCAGTATACATACTTTAACATTATGTCTAGATctatttattaattctatattatatccatatatattttatattcatgaattaaatgtacaaaataaaaacatgaccgaaaataatatttatcaaaaggttctaataatatttgGACAGACATTACGAGAAATATCTATTTACATTTTccaaatatataacttGGGAATGTATGACAACAATCTAAAGGTTTTTGTAAATAACATcaagaataataatatgttgAAGAAGAGAATaacaaatgaaaatatgtTCTTCCTCGACGTCGCACAAAAG cTGTTCAATTGGATCATCAAGAATTTAGAATCACCCAGATATTATTCTCCTCTAAAGTGGTATTATGGTGAAAGCATAgaaaaatcatataaaaatgttgtagaagaaataataaatatcGATAAATCTTCTTCAATTAAATGTGTTAACGAAAATGTagattataatattttatttagTACTACCAATTTTAAAGATATTCTAACATTATGTTAttctataaataaagaatga
- a CDS encoding stromal-processing peptidase, putative yields MLKSDGVLLLYILIINLICCLNGNSKKRAYILNTPKSSNCKRSSFRRWNNPVNNNINELKEDEDLIKYELQNGLSNIIYKKRKSVNKKKYILNNENHVILPTYKISDEYKCYINPIDYNYEELHVYMEVNTGSVNEKKNQQGISHLCEHVSYMGSKNRKNIVDKNIRTNAYTDFHHIVFYISVSLNNEIYKENFYSDFKCDQFIKSIREEDIEDYDIYTVDEFNYKHAILSQCIDTMVEVLKGETQFNKERITKEKKAIFSEYSIINNIEYKMNSDIIKVLHKENRLSHRLPIGKLELLKRYGEKDVKEYFNLFFRPENINFFVYGDVNVDIAQKLISSKLENIKGKDLKEEDKIYLNILNDRCTLRSRNKNLPAVFHMFGNNSNIKVKEGEEVKKNIQLEKNEKNIETKDEKFHVNNNENITFKDTDENFQEEEVYNNKEENVCNTYDDDNIIDLEKYKEFKRNENDIVCELKFRNYLKNKYGVTMEEEKLLNKNEMKNINTSFEIIKYSLNNVNINILLKEEIKSVRTLEDLKISVIKEVIFYCLSFRFNIHRNNLFNSIDINEYTNINEGATIRTIEIKTTIKAFEKTIECFYNFIKSLLKYGFSEDELLNYKMNEIAYEDDLKDVEEKKSGQIIDHQNISHDISEAYTNSNKHSSKNMKLIHPHDDDYDDNHNDAEKDMNNKMNEQDEEYILDSTKINETYTDEIQKIIDYNTCQHIYLNEKREKKIKREIFEKLKLEEINNFAKQYFQYLFNIFNPYSNMKPHCVVIHVPSKNENLFHKNKIRKLFFNNIYSMNDVQNYSINIQNKLLSPHYVYENITKKLSQARYIIPQKRENKYSEDIFNFIVNKMEDYKNENIFDVNNMCLSLPFYSLSTNPDLNMFKKCYCIKENKDDHINKVNDHMNETKILPQITESSVQPRLPTSSNKSNNLCVDIKERPKTMEINNKYNNIYDDIVYDNTRNNISEKGVTFLNLKNYVLSLKNQKEIENYELLNGIKVNLYKTKVDKKNIYMRLIIPHNEIIKKKKENVHLLLFSIICLFEGGEIENVTREHVEIHCSNKSINIYIDINDEYFFIDIYTHNKYENISSAFSILNNIILETKIENTALPRVVDKLKKDFFEYKNSLQSLLLGQTISHVTGGKIGYQNFEVSDTENITMDDVQRMLKHIFSDLSLFELTVVGDFSDFIHYYILHYLGTLQGKIIEKEGEKKRSDVCLKNNKDNIIIEKHPTNNLSNESYPINEKKKNEDNTCKSNSELLLNDYYSMLCPFSEFEEKSKNTTYVYIKEKEEHGIFLLVGKGANMYGFLSNGIHISFYLMEYLKRIINGVEKNKNCENIYEDEIIYKDEYICSELDKIKSHVLEDFHFKEKHNINEYLKKKKKLYTSPLFFNAVSYIIQYILNSKLFHYLREKKELTYDSSFEFISYEKYFAGFFTILVQTNPRDLELIKKEVLSCIELFTTNYNNFSDYLIENSKLSYLNKKNKDLKYFVDKISGMQLTHFPLKYKNKHILKDNILLNKIQKIDVLLVLFILFNQTKNYHISYGISAPHDIWKETYKNINKLY; encoded by the exons ATAAATGAATTAAAGGAAGACGAAGAtctaataaaatatgaactACAAAATGGGTTAAGcaacataatatataagaaaaggaaaagcGTCAATAAGAAAAAGTATATTTTGAATAACGAAAATCATGTAATTCTACcaacatataaaatatctgatgaatataaatgttatattaatCCAATAgattataattatgaagaACTACATGTTTATATGGAAGTAAATACAGGAAGTGTCAACGAAAAGAAAAATCAACAAGGAATTAGTCACTTGTGTGAGCATGTGTCTTATATGGGTTCtaa AAATCGGAAAAATATAGtggataaaaatattagaaCGAACGCATACACCGATTTTCATCACATAGTGTTTTACATAAGCGTAAGTCTTAATAACGAAatttataaagaaaatttcTATAGCGATTTTAAGTGCGACCAATTTATAAAAAGCATAAGAGAAGAAGATATAGAAGATTATGACATATACACTGTAGATGAATTTAACTACAAGCATGCAATTTTATCACAATGTATCGATACCATGGTAGAAGTACTAAAGGGCGAAACACAATTTAATAAGGAGAGGATAACCAAAGAGAAGAAGGCCATTTTTTCAGAGTACagtattataaataatatagaatataaaatgaattcagatataataaaagtattaCACAAAGAGAATAg GTTAAGCCATAGATTGCCTATAGGTAAACTAGAATTACTAAAGCGATACGGAGAAAAAGATGTAAAggaatattttaatttatttttccgACCTGAGAACatcaatttttttgtatatgGTGATGTAAATGTTGATATAGCACAAAAGCTAATATCCAGCAAATTAGAGAATATTAAAGGTAAAGATCTTAAAGAGgaagataaaatatatttgaatatattaaatgatagATGTACCTTACGTTctagaaataaaaatttacCTGCAGTTTTTCATATGTTTGGTAATAATTCTAATATAAAGGTTAAGGAAGGAGAAgaagtaaaaaaaaatatacaactcgagaaaaatgaaaaaaatatcgAAACGAAGGATGAAAAATTTcatgttaataataatgaaaatattacatttaaAGACACAGACGAAAATTTTCAAGAAGAAGAAGTCTATAACAATAAAGAGGAAAATGTTTGTAACACATATGATGACGATAACATTATTGATcttgaaaaatataaagaatttaaaaggaatgaaaatgatattGTGTGTGAATTAAAATTTagaaattatttaaaaaataaatatggtGTAACTATGGAAGAAGAGAAAttattaaacaaaaatgaaatgaaaaatataaatacaagttttgaaattataaaatattcattaaataatgtgaatataaatattttattaaaagagGAAATAAAAAGTGTACGAACATTAGAAGATTTGAAAATATCTGTTATAAAAGAagtaatattttattgtttatCCTTTAGATTTAATATACATagaaataatttatttaatagtatagatattaatgaatataCGAATATTAATGAAGGAGCTACTATACGGACTATAGAAATTAAGACAACCATAAAAGCGTTTGAAAAAACAATAgaatgtttttataattttattaaaagtttattaaaatatggTTTTAGTGAAGATGAATTGTtgaattataaaatgaatgaaATAGCTTACGAAGATGATTTGAAAGATgttgaagaaaaaaagagtGGACAAATAATAGATCATCAAAATATATCACATGATATTTCAGAAGCATATACTAATAGTAATAAGCATTCCtctaaaaatatgaaattaaTACATCCACATGATGATgattatgatgataatcataatgatgcagaaaaagatatgaacaataaaatgaatgaacaagatgaagaatatattttagaTTCAACTAAAATTAATGAAACATATACTGACgaaatacaaaaaattattgattataatacatgtcaacatatatatcttaATGAGAAAAGAGAAAAGAAAATCAAAAGAGAAATATTTGAGAAACTAAAATtagaagaaataaataattttgctaaacaatattttcaatatttgtttaatatttttaatcCATATTCTAATATGAAACCTCACTGCGTAGTTATACATGTTCCATcgaaaaatgaaaatttatttcataaaaataaaattagaaaattattttttaacaatatatattccatGAATGATGTACAAAATTattctataaatatacaaaataaacTTCTGTCACCTCATTAtgtatatgaaaatataacaaaGAAATTATCTCAAGCAAGATATATAATTCCTcaaaaaagagaaaataAGTATTCAGAGGATatctttaattttattgttaataaaatggaagattataaaaatgaaaatatatttgatgttaataatatgtgTTTATCTTTACCATTTTATAGTTTATCTACCAACCCAGATTTGAACATGTTCAAAAAATGTTACTGTATAAAGGAAAACAAGGATGATCACATAAATAAGGTAAATGATCATATGAATGAAACGAAAATATTACCCCAAATAACTGAATCTTCTGTTCAACCGAGATTACCCACTAGTTCTAACAAAAGTAACAATCTTTGTGTTGATATAAAAGAGAGACCAAAAACAAtggaaataaataataaatataataatatatatgatgatattGTTTATGATAATACAAGAAACAACATATCTGAGAAAGGGGTTACATTTTTAAACTTAAAGAATTATGTTTtatctttaaaaaatcaGAAGGAAATAGAAAACTATGAATTGTTAAACGGTATCAAAgtaaatttatataaaactaaagtagataagaaaaatatttatatgcGTTTAATTATTCCACATAATgagataataaaaaagaaaaaagaaaatgttcatcttttattattttctatcATATGTTTATTTGAAGGAGGAGAAATAGAAAATGTTACTCGAGAACATGTAGAAATCCATTGTAGTAATAAGagtattaatatatatattgatattaatgatgaatatttctttattgatatatatacacataataaatatgaaaatattagTTCAGCCTTCtctatattaaataatataattttggAAACAAAAATAGAGAACACTGCTTTACCGAGGGTAGTTGATAAGTTAAAAAAGGATTTCTTcgaatataaaaatagtCTACag tcCCTTTTACTTGGTCAAACAATTTCGCACGTAACGGGGGGGAAAATAGGATACCAGAATTTTGAAGTTTCCGATACTGAAAATATTACCATGGATGATGTTCAAAGAATGTtgaaacatatatttagtGATTTGTCCTTATTTGAATTAACTGTTGTAGGTGATTTTTCTGATTTTATACATTActatatattacattatcTTGGTACATTACAAGGGAAGATAATCGAAAAAGAAGgagaaaagaaaagatcAGATGTATGtttaaaaaacaataaggataatataataatagaaaagCATCCTACAAATAACTTATCAAATGAGTCATATCCcattaatgaaaaaaaaaaaaatgaagataatacGTGTAAGTCTAATTctgaattattattaaatgattattattCCATGTTATGTCCTTTTTCAGAGTTTGAGGAAAAGTCAAAAAATACAActtatgtttatataaaagaaaaagagGAACATGGTATATTTCTATTAGTAGGAAAAGGAGCAAACATGTACGGATTTTTATCTAATGGGATAcatatatcattttatttaatggaatatttaaaaagaataattaatggggtagaaaaaaataaaaattgtgaaaatatttatgaggatgaaattatttataaagatgaatatatttgtaGTGAATTAgacaaaataaaaagtcACGTTTTAGAAgattttcattttaaagagaaacataatataaatgaatatcttaaaaagaaaaaaaaattatatactagtccattattttttaatgcagtttcatatattattcaatatatattaaatagtaaattatttcattatttaagagagaaaaaagaattaacATATGATTCATCATTTGAATTTATAAgttatgaaaaatattttgcTGGCTTTTTTACTATACTAGTACAAACTAATCCTAGAGATTTggaattaataaaaaaagaagtaTTATCATGTATAGAATTATTTACTACAAATTACAATAACTTCTCAGATTATTTAATTGAAAATTcaaaattatcatatttaaataaaaaaaataaagacttaaaatattttgtagATAAAATATCTGGTATGCAATTAACTCATTTCccattaaaatataaaaataaacatattttgaaagataatatactattgaataaaattcaaaaaattgATGTTCTTCTTgtattgtttatattatttaatcaaacaaaaaattatcatatatcTTATGGAATATCAGCTCCACACGATATATGGAAAGAAAcctataaaaatataaacaagTTATACTAA